One Streptomyces sp. 840.1 genomic window, ATCATCGCCTCGGCCCGGTCGCCGATGCCGCGCTTGGGCACGTTCAGGATGCGGCGCAGCGGGACCGTGTCCTCGGGGTTGGACAGCACCCGGAGGTAGGCCAGGACGTCCCGGACCTCCTTGCGCTCGTAGAAGCGCACACCGCCGACGACCTTGTAGGGCAGGCCGACCCGGATGAAGATCTCCTCGAAGACACGGGACTGCGCGTTCGTCCGGTAGAAGATCGCGACGTCACCGGCCTTGGCGTCGCCCGCGTCGGTCAGCCGGTCGATCTCGTCCGCGACGAACTGCGCCTCGTCGTGCTCGGTGTCCGCGACGTAGCCGGTGATCCGGGTCCCGGAACCGGCGTTGGTCCAGAGGTTCTTCGGGCGGCGGCTCTCGTTGCGCTCGATGACGGCGTTGGCCGCGGACAGGATCGTCTGGGTGGAGCGGTAGTTCTGCTCCAGCAGGATCGTGGTCGCGTCCGGGTAGTCCTCCTCGAACTGGAGGATGTTGCGGATCGTCGCGCCGCGGAAGGCGTAGATCGACTGGTCGGCGTCACCCACGACGCACAGCTCGCCGGGTGCGTCGGCGGCACCGGCCGGTCCGACCAGCTCCCGTACGAGCGTGTACTGGGCGTGGTTGGTGTCCTGGTACTCGTCGACCAGGACGTGCCGGAAGCGGCGGCGGTAGTGCTCGGCGACGTCGGGGAAGGCCTGGAGCAGGTGCACCGTCGTCATGATGATGTCGTCGAAGTCCAGCGCGTTGGCCTCGCGCAGCCGGGACTGGTACATCGCGTAGGCCTGGGCGAGGGTCTTCTCGAAACCGTCCGTCGCCTGGCCGGCGAAGGTCTCCTCGTCTATCAGCTCGTTCTTCAGGTTCGACACCTTCGCCGTGAACGACTTCGGCGGGAAGCGCTTCGGGTCGAGGTCGAGATCGCGGCAGACCAGGGCCATCAGCCGCTTGGAGTCCGCGGCGTCGTAGATCGAGAACGAGGAGGTGAAGCCGAGCTTCTTCGACTCGCGGCGCAGGATCCGTACGCACGCGCTGTGGAAGGTCATGACCCACATGGCGTTGGCGCGGGGGCCGACGAGCTGCTCGACGCGCTCCTTCATCTCGCCCGCGGCCTTGTTGGTGAAGGTGATCGCCAGGATCTGGCCGGGGTGCACGCCGCGCTCGGCCAGCAGGTGGGCGATGCGGTGGGTCAGCACCCGGGTCTTGCCGGAACCGGCCCCGGCGACGATGAGCAGCGGGGAGCCCGCGTGCACGACGGCGGCACACTGCTCGGTGTTCAGCCCGTCGAGCAGCGCGGCGGCATCGATGACCGGGCGGTGGGCGCCGTCCCGGTAGTACGCGTCGCGGGGCGGCGGGGGCCCGTCGAACACGCCTGAGAAGAGGTCCTCCGGCACCGCTTCGGGTGCGGAGTCCTCGGGGGGCGGCGGGGGCCCTTCCTCCGTGTGCTGGAGGCCGGCCAGGAAACTGT contains:
- the pcrA gene encoding DNA helicase PcrA, whose translation is MSSLFDDSFLAGLQHTEEGPPPPPEDSAPEAVPEDLFSGVFDGPPPPRDAYYRDGAHRPVIDAAALLDGLNTEQCAAVVHAGSPLLIVAGAGSGKTRVLTHRIAHLLAERGVHPGQILAITFTNKAAGEMKERVEQLVGPRANAMWVMTFHSACVRILRRESKKLGFTSSFSIYDAADSKRLMALVCRDLDLDPKRFPPKSFTAKVSNLKNELIDEETFAGQATDGFEKTLAQAYAMYQSRLREANALDFDDIIMTTVHLLQAFPDVAEHYRRRFRHVLVDEYQDTNHAQYTLVRELVGPAGAADAPGELCVVGDADQSIYAFRGATIRNILQFEEDYPDATTILLEQNYRSTQTILSAANAVIERNESRRPKNLWTNAGSGTRITGYVADTEHDEAQFVADEIDRLTDAGDAKAGDVAIFYRTNAQSRVFEEIFIRVGLPYKVVGGVRFYERKEVRDVLAYLRVLSNPEDTVPLRRILNVPKRGIGDRAEAMIDALSLREKITFPQALRRVDEAYGMAARSANAVKRFNTLMEELRTIVESGAGPAVVLEAVMERTGYLAELQASTDPQDETRIENLQELASVALEFEQDRGEEEGAGTLAEFLERVALVADSDQIPDEDTDGSGVVTLMTLHTAKGLEFPVVFLTGMEDGVFPHMRALGQVKELEEERRLAYVGITRARERLYLTRASMRSAWGQPSYNPPSRFLEEIPEQHLEWKRKGPMGAPAGPTSGITSSLSASRSRSGPSGFATRRTSDRPTITLVVGDRVTHDQFGLGTVTAVEGIGDQAKATVDFGDERPKKLLLRYAPVQKL